A stretch of the bacterium genome encodes the following:
- a CDS encoding type II toxin-antitoxin system VapC family toxin yields MNHLVIDASVAIKWLVEEEGTAEALTVLDKARLSAPDLLIAECANILWKKVQREELSEDEALIGARILEQADLEILPTRHLLSSATSLAVLLDHPAYDCVYLELALERGWRFATADERFLRKIRGEQPVRFSDMVLSLREAVAVLD; encoded by the coding sequence GTGAACCATCTTGTCATCGATGCAAGCGTTGCGATCAAATGGCTTGTGGAAGAAGAGGGTACTGCCGAAGCGCTCACCGTTCTCGATAAGGCCAGATTGTCCGCGCCGGACCTTCTGATTGCGGAATGCGCCAATATACTCTGGAAAAAGGTGCAACGAGAGGAACTCTCCGAGGATGAGGCTCTGATCGGCGCGCGTATCCTGGAACAGGCGGACCTCGAAATCCTCCCTACACGGCACTTGCTCAGTTCTGCAACCAGCCTCGCTGTGCTGCTTGATCATCCAGCCTATGACTGTGTCTATCTGGAGCTGGCTTTAGAGCGAGGTTGGCGTTTTGCGACCGCTGATGAACGCTTTCTACGTAAAATCCGTGGGGAACAGCCCGTCCGTTTTTCGGACATGGTGCTATCTTTACGGGAGGCTGTGGCGGTGCTTGACTAA